The following are encoded in a window of Roseimaritima ulvae genomic DNA:
- a CDS encoding TIM barrel protein, protein MTNPITNLNRRNWLRSGVATAAALLAAGSTALPTATAAEAPDDDGPVITNRRIRQSVMGWCFKPMGSVELAKHCQQIGIEAIEGIPASDYPAVTKLGMKISLTGSHGFAKGPLDPDNHAMVEAKLREGIDQAVQFGAPNVITFTGMTKTGISEQAAFKNCVDCWKRVVPYAEEKGVGIVLEHLNTRDDSHPMKGHPGYWGDDLALCADLIKAVDSPQFKLLFDIYHVQIMHGDLIRNIRQYHPIVGHYHTAGNPGRKELDETQEIFYPPVIRAIVETGYKGYLAQEFIPTWDDPVAALRHAAKVCDV, encoded by the coding sequence ATGACGAATCCGATCACCAACTTGAATCGCCGCAATTGGTTGCGCAGCGGCGTCGCGACCGCCGCCGCCCTGCTGGCCGCCGGCAGCACCGCTCTCCCCACAGCCACCGCCGCGGAAGCCCCCGACGACGACGGCCCGGTCATCACCAACCGCCGCATCCGGCAATCGGTAATGGGTTGGTGTTTTAAGCCGATGGGGTCGGTGGAACTGGCCAAGCACTGCCAACAGATCGGTATCGAAGCGATCGAAGGCATTCCCGCGTCCGACTATCCGGCCGTTACCAAATTGGGCATGAAAATTTCCTTGACCGGCAGCCACGGGTTCGCCAAAGGCCCACTGGATCCGGACAACCACGCCATGGTCGAAGCCAAATTGCGGGAAGGCATCGACCAGGCCGTGCAGTTCGGCGCCCCCAACGTGATCACCTTTACGGGCATGACCAAGACCGGCATCAGCGAACAAGCGGCTTTTAAAAATTGTGTGGACTGCTGGAAACGCGTGGTTCCTTACGCCGAGGAAAAGGGTGTGGGCATCGTCCTGGAACACCTCAATACCCGCGATGACTCCCACCCCATGAAAGGCCATCCCGGCTATTGGGGCGACGATCTGGCGTTGTGTGCCGATCTGATCAAAGCCGTCGACTCGCCGCAATTCAAATTGCTGTTCGATATCTACCACGTGCAGATCATGCACGGGGACTTGATCCGCAATATCCGGCAGTACCACCCGATTGTGGGGCACTACCACACCGCCGGGAATCCTGGTCGCAAAGAACTGGACGAAACCCAAGAAATTTTTTATCCCCCCGTGATACGAGCCATCGTGGAAACCGGCTACAAGGGCTACTTGGCTCAAGAGTTCATTCCCACGTGGGACGATCCGGTTGCCGCGTTGCGACACGCCGCTAAAGTTTGCGACGTCTAG
- a CDS encoding magnesium chelatase, translated as MNAIATPQASTLAELRDSGWQSQTVKQEIRQNFIRQLAAGEELFPGIVGYEDTVVPEINLALLSGHDMLFLGEKGQAKSRIMRMLTRFLDPWLPYIDHPDLPFHEDPLQPISSRGKRLLAEASPEDIRIAWWPRNQRYAERLSPGTKFADLIGEIDPAKLTAGVSMSAEEALSFGLIPRMHRGIFAMNELPELDDLVQVGLFNILEERDVQIRGYPIRFDLDVMILFSANPSTYNRSGKVIPQLKDRIGSIIQTHYPHERSQGIEILQQEAAIDLGGDYPVQVPYFMYEVIEEITHQARNSKYIDHASGVSARFSLANFRTMVASARQRAVILDERPAVPRISDLGHIYSSSLGKLELDMMGSHQMSERQVLDAVVANALSEVFKRYIEEHGLAEITEIFSKGVRIEVGDMLPSSHYAERLKRVPPVWEKAFEVNAAESDAVRASCVEFVLAGLYSMDRISRSQRHGKIEYDFE; from the coding sequence ATGAACGCTATCGCTACCCCCCAAGCCTCCACGCTCGCCGAACTCCGTGATAGCGGCTGGCAAAGCCAGACAGTCAAGCAGGAAATTCGCCAAAACTTCATCCGCCAATTGGCTGCCGGCGAGGAATTGTTTCCCGGCATTGTGGGCTACGAAGACACGGTCGTGCCCGAAATCAACCTGGCCCTGCTGTCCGGCCACGACATGCTGTTTCTGGGCGAAAAGGGGCAAGCCAAAAGTCGCATCATGCGGATGCTGACCCGCTTCCTCGATCCCTGGCTGCCCTACATCGATCATCCCGACCTGCCCTTCCACGAAGACCCATTGCAACCGATCAGCTCGCGGGGAAAACGCCTGCTCGCCGAAGCATCGCCCGAAGACATCCGCATCGCTTGGTGGCCTCGCAACCAGCGGTACGCCGAACGGCTCAGCCCGGGCACCAAATTTGCCGACCTGATCGGCGAAATCGATCCGGCCAAGCTGACCGCCGGCGTCAGCATGAGCGCCGAAGAGGCGTTGTCGTTTGGTTTGATCCCCCGCATGCACCGCGGCATCTTTGCCATGAACGAGCTGCCCGAACTGGACGACTTGGTGCAAGTCGGTTTGTTCAACATCCTGGAAGAACGCGATGTGCAGATCCGCGGCTATCCGATCCGCTTCGATCTAGACGTGATGATCCTGTTCTCGGCCAACCCCAGCACCTACAACCGCTCGGGCAAAGTCATTCCGCAACTCAAGGACCGCATCGGTTCGATCATTCAAACACATTACCCGCACGAACGCAGCCAGGGCATCGAAATCCTACAACAGGAAGCCGCCATCGATCTCGGCGGCGACTACCCGGTGCAGGTCCCGTATTTCATGTACGAGGTGATCGAAGAGATCACGCATCAGGCCCGTAACAGCAAATACATCGACCACGCCTCGGGTGTCTCGGCGCGGTTCTCTCTCGCCAACTTCCGCACCATGGTCGCCAGCGCGCGGCAACGGGCGGTAATCTTGGACGAACGCCCGGCGGTGCCGCGGATCAGCGACCTCGGCCACATCTACAGCAGCTCGCTGGGCAAGCTGGAACTGGACATGATGGGCAGCCATCAGATGAGCGAACGACAGGTGCTCGACGCCGTCGTCGCCAACGCGCTCAGCGAAGTCTTTAAACGCTATATCGAAGAACACGGCTTGGCGGAAATCACGGAGATTTTCAGCAAGGGCGTGCGGATCGAAGTCGGCGATATGCTGCCCTCGAGCCACTACGCCGAGCGACTCAAACGCGTGCCGCCGGTCTGGGAGAAAGCCTTTGAAGTCAACGCCGCGGAAAGCGACGCCGTACGAGCGTCTTGTGTGGAGTTCGTGCTGGCCGGCCTGTACAGCATGGACCGCATCAGCCGCTCACAGCGCCACGGCAAGATCGAATACGACTTTGAATGA
- a CDS encoding vWA domain-containing protein, which translates to MRSRPGGIIHAYQKFDPGQFPSPTQPPPDLVSPAFEHAMMYGSFRELTEEELARAVRLDPSQIAGFGPSLDMIRAMLEERKRKILERYETRGVQKKARKAFTKPAKTLQLPKQFAASYQLAIAAQQPYELERLWYRAGDDNSTLARGLLNVLQRMTDHHQIEELASKYEFTGHESMTVPQALEIKEELEKIDELLKQLEEAAKNAQIGLIDMDMLAEFAQPGDMEQLEEMRRQVENLLREHAERQGLESKGDGKGFRLTPQAYKIFQGRLLERIFSELQPSRSGRHEGDVVGEGAVELQRTKPYEFGDSVANMDIPQTIINALLRHGEQRPLRLHSDDIVVHKTRNHPKCATSVIMDMSGSMRYDGQYINVKRMALALQGLIQSEYPGDFLRFIEMYTFAKLRSPSEIIEMMPKPVTIHDPWVQLMADMSDENLSEHQIHPHFTNIQHSLQLARQAMVGCDTPNKQIVLITDGLPTAHFEQSELYMLYPPHPRTEQATMREGMLCKRDGITINIFLIPSWSQSEEDIRFAYRLAESTTGRVFFTSGKDLDRFVVWDYVQNRRDIIS; encoded by the coding sequence ATGCGATCGCGTCCCGGCGGAATCATCCACGCTTATCAAAAGTTCGATCCCGGCCAGTTCCCTAGCCCCACGCAACCGCCGCCGGACTTAGTTTCGCCCGCTTTCGAACACGCCATGATGTATGGCAGCTTCCGCGAGCTGACCGAAGAAGAGTTGGCCCGCGCAGTGCGGCTCGACCCCAGCCAGATCGCCGGCTTCGGCCCCAGCTTGGACATGATCCGAGCTATGCTGGAAGAACGCAAACGCAAAATCCTGGAACGCTACGAAACCCGCGGCGTGCAAAAGAAAGCTCGCAAAGCTTTCACGAAACCAGCCAAAACTCTGCAGCTTCCCAAACAGTTCGCCGCCAGTTACCAACTGGCCATCGCCGCGCAACAACCCTATGAGCTAGAACGCCTGTGGTACCGCGCCGGCGACGACAACAGCACCCTGGCACGCGGCCTGCTGAACGTCTTGCAACGCATGACAGACCATCACCAAATCGAAGAACTGGCCAGCAAGTACGAGTTCACCGGCCATGAATCGATGACGGTGCCCCAAGCGCTGGAGATCAAAGAAGAACTGGAAAAGATCGACGAGCTGCTGAAGCAACTCGAAGAAGCCGCCAAGAACGCCCAGATCGGCTTGATCGATATGGACATGCTCGCCGAATTCGCACAGCCCGGCGACATGGAACAACTCGAAGAGATGCGGCGGCAAGTCGAAAACCTGCTCCGCGAGCACGCCGAACGCCAAGGCCTGGAATCCAAAGGCGACGGCAAAGGCTTTCGACTCACACCGCAAGCCTACAAAATCTTTCAAGGTCGACTGCTCGAACGCATTTTCAGCGAACTGCAACCCTCACGCAGCGGCCGCCATGAAGGCGATGTGGTGGGCGAAGGCGCCGTCGAACTGCAACGCACCAAACCGTATGAGTTCGGTGACAGCGTGGCCAACATGGACATCCCGCAAACCATCATCAACGCGCTGCTGCGGCACGGCGAGCAGCGACCGCTGCGTCTGCACAGCGACGACATCGTCGTTCACAAAACACGGAATCATCCCAAGTGTGCCACGAGCGTAATCATGGACATGAGCGGTTCAATGCGCTACGACGGCCAGTACATCAACGTCAAACGCATGGCCTTGGCGCTGCAGGGATTAATCCAAAGCGAATATCCGGGCGACTTCCTCCGGTTCATCGAGATGTACACGTTCGCCAAGCTGCGTTCCCCCAGCGAAATCATCGAGATGATGCCCAAACCGGTCACGATCCATGATCCCTGGGTCCAATTGATGGCGGATATGAGCGATGAGAATCTGAGCGAACATCAGATCCACCCCCACTTCACCAACATCCAGCACTCGTTGCAATTGGCCCGTCAAGCGATGGTCGGATGTGATACGCCCAACAAACAGATTGTATTGATTACCGACGGCCTGCCGACGGCGCACTTTGAGCAATCAGAACTGTACATGCTGTATCCGCCGCATCCGCGAACCGAACAAGCGACGATGCGAGAAGGAATGCTGTGCAAACGGGATGGTATCACGATTAATATCTTCTTGATCCCCAGTTGGTCGCAGAGCGAGGAAGACATACGGTTTGCCTATCGCTTGGCCGAGTCGACCACGGGGCGAGTATTTTTCACCAGCGGAAAAGATCTGGATCGCTTCGTGGTCTGGGACTACGTGCAAAACCGCCGCGACATCATCAGCTAA
- a CDS encoding cytochrome c oxidase assembly factor Coa1 family protein, whose protein sequence is MATINDNDVPLATPQPQTPQKSNGKLFVFLGLGCLLPILACGGCIGLVFFGVTTTIKSSEPYTASLEAIQNDEGMKATLGTPIEGGMPMGNINLNNNDGEADITYTATGPNGAVQVHVVGTKTAGVWEYSEMTATARGETISLLPEDNEPPAPAEE, encoded by the coding sequence ATGGCCACCATTAACGACAACGACGTTCCGCTCGCCACTCCGCAACCGCAAACGCCTCAAAAGTCCAATGGCAAACTATTTGTGTTCCTGGGCTTGGGATGTTTGCTGCCCATATTGGCCTGTGGCGGATGCATCGGGCTCGTCTTTTTCGGCGTCACCACGACGATCAAGAGTTCGGAACCCTACACGGCGTCGCTGGAAGCGATTCAAAACGACGAAGGCATGAAAGCGACCTTGGGAACACCGATCGAGGGCGGCATGCCGATGGGTAACATCAACCTAAACAATAACGACGGCGAAGCGGACATCACCTATACCGCGACCGGCCCCAACGGAGCAGTCCAAGTGCACGTTGTGGGCACCAAAACCGCCGGCGTCTGGGAGTACAGCGAGATGACGGCCACAGCCCGCGGCGAAACGATCAGTCTGCTGCCGGAGGACAATGAACCGCCGGCGCCAGCGGAGGAGTAG
- a CDS encoding IS1380 family transposase — protein MAQRKRKRPVLKRLRRQAVDFDFDGGTLTTDGGLLLLREVDRRLDLIRRLDQAIPDPRDPLHTVHPQAELLTSRIFAIAAGYEDGNDHDALRHDPAFQVAAGRVPAEHNYDGDHSPLASPSTHSRLENRIDTKTILRLNELLVDLFLESYEQPPEEIILDYDATDDTIHGNQEQRHFNGFYDGYCFLPLYVFCDDHLLVSHLRPSKVGAAHHARPITKLLIQKIRSRWPDVKIIIRGDSGFAIERLMRWCDKNDVGYVFGLQHNNVLDKQIACEMTQAQIRHGLYGGTQSVFKWFRYRTQKSWDCSRWVVGKAEYSSQGTNPRFVVTNLPSEEGIVDPTYRRVTIDGKRVRQLQDAGTLCSVAINPEEFYRTRYCPRGEMENRIKETQLGLFADRTSCSRFVANQFRLMLSSFAYVLLDGVRRLGLSDTKAARLRVDTIRLRLLKIAARVRVTSRRVVFHMASHCPSEALYEHVMQRLCRSD, from the coding sequence ATGGCACAGCGTAAACGAAAACGCCCCGTTTTGAAACGGCTCCGACGACAAGCGGTCGATTTTGATTTCGACGGCGGAACGCTGACCACCGATGGTGGCTTGCTGCTTCTGCGAGAGGTCGACCGAAGACTCGATTTGATTCGACGGCTCGATCAAGCCATCCCCGATCCTCGCGATCCGCTTCACACGGTCCACCCTCAAGCCGAACTGCTCACCTCCCGCATCTTTGCCATCGCCGCAGGTTACGAAGATGGCAACGACCACGACGCGCTGCGACACGACCCGGCGTTTCAAGTCGCTGCCGGGCGGGTTCCCGCGGAACACAATTACGACGGCGATCACTCCCCGCTGGCCAGCCCCTCAACGCACTCCCGATTAGAGAACAGGATCGACACCAAGACAATCTTGCGGTTGAACGAGCTCCTTGTGGACCTGTTTCTGGAAAGCTATGAGCAACCGCCCGAAGAAATCATCTTGGACTACGATGCCACCGACGACACGATCCACGGAAATCAAGAGCAACGGCATTTCAACGGCTTTTATGATGGCTACTGCTTTCTTCCCCTGTATGTTTTCTGTGACGACCACCTGTTGGTTTCGCACCTTCGCCCCAGCAAAGTCGGGGCCGCCCATCATGCTCGGCCGATTACCAAATTGCTGATCCAGAAGATCCGCTCCCGCTGGCCCGATGTGAAAATCATCATTCGCGGCGACAGCGGATTTGCCATCGAACGCTTGATGCGTTGGTGTGATAAAAACGATGTCGGATACGTCTTTGGCTTGCAGCACAACAACGTTTTAGACAAGCAAATCGCTTGCGAAATGACGCAAGCCCAGATTCGCCACGGACTCTATGGGGGCACGCAGTCCGTCTTCAAGTGGTTTCGCTACCGCACACAAAAATCTTGGGATTGCAGTCGCTGGGTCGTGGGTAAGGCGGAATATAGCAGCCAGGGCACCAACCCGCGTTTCGTGGTCACGAATCTCCCCAGTGAGGAAGGCATCGTTGATCCGACTTATCGTCGCGTTACTATCGACGGCAAGCGGGTGCGGCAGTTGCAGGATGCGGGAACGCTTTGCTCGGTGGCTATTAATCCGGAAGAGTTCTACCGCACACGCTACTGCCCGCGCGGCGAGATGGAGAACCGGATCAAGGAGACACAATTGGGGCTGTTTGCCGACCGCACCAGTTGTAGCAGGTTCGTGGCCAACCAGTTCCGCTTGATGCTTTCGTCCTTTGCATACGTGTTGCTCGATGGCGTGCGTCGCCTGGGACTTTCTGACACGAAGGCAGCACGCCTGCGCGTCGATACCATCCGTCTGCGGCTTCTCAAGATCGCCGCTCGCGTTCGGGTGACCAGCCGCCGTGTGGTCTTTCACATGGCGAGCCATTGTCCCTCCGAAGCTCTGTACGAGCACGTCATGCAGCGTCTGTGCCGCAGCGATTAA